CAAAAATTCGCTCTTGCGGCAATAAACCTACTATTACAGTAAAGGGAGAGAGGGTTACTCTTAAACGAATAATAGTAGAGCAGTGTAATAGTGAAGAGGAAACAGCAGCGATATTTGTTTCAGGAACTGGACATAATTTGAGTGAATTAGAAATTCATACGAAAAAAATAGGGATTAAGATAGAGGATGCTAAAGAGGCAAAAATAAAGAATAGTAGCATCAGTGGAAACGGAAATGGGAATGGAATTGATTTATGGCAGTCGAAACAAAATCAAATTGAAAATGTCCAAATAAAAGGAATGCGAGATGGTATTTATTTAGAACAAAGTGATCATAATCAACTGAAGAAAAACACCATTTGGCAATCTCGTTACGGTATACACCTTATGTATTCTGATGGGACGATTGTTAGTGATAATGTATCAGAGGAAAATATGACTGGTGCGATGATTATGGGAACGAAAAAAACGATTGTAAAGGGAAATCAGTTTATAAATAATAGAAAAAATGTTCATGCACAAGGAGTATTGCTGTACGATTCAATAGAAACAGAAGTGATACAAAATAGAATTGCTAACAATAGGGTTGGTATTTATGTCGAAAAGGCAAAAAACAATAAAATTATAAGAAATGAAGTCGCAAATAACTTTATTGGATTGCAGTTTAAAGGTGCAAATGAGAATGAGTTAACTGAAAATACTTTTTTTGGAAACGTTAATGAATCTCAAGCTACGAAAAGTACGGATAATATAATTCATCGTAACTATTGGGATGCATCTTTAAAAGTAGACGTAAATCATACAGATATTAGCATCATACCTTATAAAGCAGACTCATTTTTTCTTGTGTTAACGAAAGATATTCCAGAATATCAGTTGTTTTTTCAAGCACCTGGGATGCGTATTTTACAGCATTTAATAAAAATTCCAGATGAATCACTATTAATAGATAATAAACCGAGTATGAGAGGGCAGTTTTTAAAGATAGAAAAAGATGTAGCATCTCAATTTCGCGTTTGGATTATTAGTTTAAGTATGTTACTAGTGGGGAGTATATTGTTCTTTTTAGGGAGGAAGTCTTGATGCGAGTAAAATATATTTTGTTAGTTCTTTCTTTATGTTTCGTATTTGCAGTAGTAGGGTGCGGAAATAAGGATACAAAAGCAGTTGCAATTGACGAAAAAAATGATAAGTGTGATGTTTGTAATATGGCAGTAATGGATAATCAATTCGCAACAGAGGTTATTTTAGAAAACGGAAAAGCTCTAAAATTTGATGATATTGGCTGTATGTATAAATGGATGGCCGAGCATAAAAATGAAAAAACGAAAGAAAAGTTTGTAAGAGATTATGACACGAAAGATTGGGTTTCGGTAGAGAAAGCTACTTATGTATATGATAAAACAATTAAAACGCCGATGGCTTATAATGTTATTTCTTTTAAAGATAAAAAAGATGCGGAAAGCTTCGTATCTAAACATACTGGAAAAGTCCTTTCGTATAAAGAGCTAGCAGATCATAAATGGGAAATGAATAAAGATATGATGGGGAAAATGAAGAAAAGTAATAATGGAGGACATTCTCATTAATATGAGATGTTACCATGAATAAATAGTTGGATAGAAGACAACCTTAGGCGGTTGTCTTTTTCTATAGAAAGGCTGATAATATGCGGAATATATTATATTCAGAATGGCGTAGTACAGTAAGAGAGAAGTCTGCATATACATTTTTATTACTTTGGATTGCCATGCTTTCTTTATTATTTTTAATGGAGAGAAGTATACCGTCTTTAGTAGGATATACAAATGCAACAGGAACAATTTTAAACCTTATTTTATATATTGTGCCGTTATTTATGTTAATTACAGGATCCTTTTCGGTTGCGAGCGAGATGGAAAATGGGAAATGGAGACTTCTATGTACATATCCTTTAAAGACATCTTCATATGTAATAGGGAAAACTATCGGACAATTTATAGCCCAGACAATTATTTTCACAATTAGCTTTGGAAGTAGTGTGGTAATTGGATTGTTAAGTGGAAGTGCATTCAACATTTATTGGATGCTAGCGATTTATATATTCTCTATTTTTCTTATATTCTTTTTTGTAGTTTTAGGAGTAACAATTGGAGCATTTTCTTTAACAAGATGGCAAGCATTAGGGATGTCTATTGCAGTATGGTTTTTTCTAATTATGATGTGGCCTACAGCTTTAATTAGTATTCTTAATTTTGTTCCATATACGATGATAGTACCGGTTATGAAAATTTTATTATTTTGTAATCCTGCTGAACTACTGCGAATTATATTTGTTATTCAATTAGGTGGTGGTGCAATATTTGGACAATCATATGATCAACTTGTCATATTTCTTCAAAGTGAAGCAGTAGTTATAGTTCTTCTTATATATAGTGCAATGTACACAGCAATCTTCTTATTATTGGCGATATGGCGAATAGAAAGGGGAAGAAAGAGTTGACGATATTACAAATTAATGGAGTATGTAAACAGTATAAAAAGAAATTAGCATTATCACCTATTTCGTTACAAAGTAAAGTTGGAGAATGTATCGTATTATGCGGTGGAAATGGTGCTGGTAAAAGTACTCTTCTTGATATAGTAGCGGGAATTTCGATTCCTACAGCTGGGACAGTGAAACTAGGAGATATAGAATTACATAAAAATAGAAAACAATACGTAGCAGAAATCGGTTATATGCCAGATGATTTTCATGCACAGCAATCAATGACTGTACAAGAATTTTTAGCATTTTATGCAGCTTTTCGAAATGTAAGTAAAGAAAGAATAGAGGAAGTTATTAAAATGCTTGGGTTAGAGGAAAAGAGAAGCGAACCTTTACATAGATTATCAAAAGGTATGAGGCAAAGACTTTTATTTGGACAGGCATGTCTTGCAAGGCCAAAAGTATTGTTACTAGATGAACCGACAAATGGGCTAGATCCATACTGGGTAAATGAATTTGTTACTTTATTAAAGGGGTTTAAAAGAAGTGGTACAATTATAATTTTCTCAACACATATGATGGATGTGGCAGCGGAGGTTGGGGATGTGGTGTTTTTTATGAAGGAAGGTAAAATTGAACAAGAAATAAGAAACGAGGGAAACATAGAAAGCTTAATATTGAAACTATTACAGCTTCATCGAGGCTAACGAAATAGTTTATAGAACAGCTGCCTAGAAATAGGCAGTTGTTTTTATAATATATGAGTTCTTATTGTTCATGGCATGGACATAAAATATATGAGGAAAGGTTTTGGACCTTAAAATATATAGTTTATGAATAATAGTGAGGAGAGAATGATGATGAGTAAAAAATTACTTGTAATGGTTGAAAGCGAGTTTACAATGCAAGGCACATTAACAATTCCTACATATTATTCAGAAACATATCCAGCTATCATCTTAATTGGCGATAGGGGGAAATTTGATCGGGATGGAAATAAAGGAAGTTTAAAGGTAAACTTATATAGAGAACTGGCTAATTATTTCACTTCTTTAGGGTTTGCAGTTCTTCGTTACGATAAACGAGGTACTTATAAGAGTAAGGGGAATTACTGTAAAGCAAGTGTAACTGATTTTATTGATGACGCTACTTTATGGGTTCGATTTTTGAAAGAGCACCCTCAAATAAATCCAAAACAAGTTATCATTGTTGGGCACGGTGAAGGTGCCTTGCTCGCACCGGCTATTTGTACAAAAGAATCGGTTGCTGGATTAGTATTGCTTGCAGGGGCTGCAGAGCCATCAAATATTTTATTGGAAAAGCAGAGAGAGAAAGGAATCCATGAGCTAGAAAAGATGGATGGATTCACGGGATGGTTAATTAAAACCTTAAAAATATCGCAATATATAAGAACGCAAAATGAAATTATGAAAGAAAAAGTGAAAAATCCAATAAAATTTGCTTTAAATATAAAAGGTGTAAAATCGCCAAGAGAACAGTTACAATATAATGTAGTTACATATTTAGAACAAGTATCGTGTCCTGTTTTAGCGATTACGGGTGACAAAGATGTACAAGTACCACCTGAACATGCTAAACTAATTGCTTCATATGTTAATGGTGAGGCAGAGTGGCATATCATTCCAAACATGAACCATATTTTGAGAAAGTATGAACATAAGCATACGATGATTCGATTAAGGCAGGAATATAAGTCGCTTATGGATAAATCTATTGAAGAAGAGTTATTACATGTGATGAAGGAATGGTTAAAAAGACATTATCTTTCATAGGAGCTGTAGTTGTGAGGAAACAAAAAATTTTATTATGTATGTTATTAGGACTTTTAATGATGACAGTGGCTTGTGACAAGCAAGAGGAAGCTGAATCGAAACCGGTTCACGTGAAAAATGAAAAAAAACAAGAAAAGCATAAAGAAAAGGAAGAAGTTAAAGAAGAAAAAAGTATAAGTTTAATGGATAAGCAATTACTACTTTCTGCGACTCTTGGTGATACAGAAACAGCTATGAAGTTAATAAAAGACGGAGCAAATATAAATGTAGAGGGCGATAAAGGAGAAACACCACTCCTTGCAGCAACGTATCAAAACCACGTTGAGACGGTAAAAGCGCTAATTAGTGCAGGGGCTGATATCGAAATTCAAGATGATAAGCAAAATAGTCCCCTTCTTTATGCAAGTAAAGAAGGGTATACAGATATTGTAAAACTATTAATTGATGCAGGAACGAATACGAAAGAAACGACTCGTTCTGGAGGAACAGCGCTTATTCCAGCAGCGGAGCGTGGACATGTCGAAGTGGTAAAAGAGTTATTAGAGCGTACAGATATTGATGTGAATTATAAGAATGATCGTGGATGGACTGCGTTGTTAGAAGCAATTGCTTTAGGAAATGGTAGTGACAATCATAAAAAGGTTATTCAATTACTTATCGATCACGGAGCAGATGTAAATATGGCTGACCGTGAAGGGACTACCCCCCTGCAACATGCAGAAAAAAGAGGATTTAAAGAAATCGTAAATATGTTAAAGTTAGCTGGAGCTAATGAAGTGGTGCAGCAACAGCCTACAGAATAATATAAGAGTGAGATAAGAGACTAAGAAAATAATGGTCGTAGCATTATCCCATTTAGATAGACAGAAAAAAGAGACCATTTGGCATAATGGACTCAGCTATGTTTATCTAAATGGGATTTTTTTGTGATGAAAAAAATAGTTTAG
The DNA window shown above is from Bacillus clarus and carries:
- a CDS encoding right-handed parallel beta-helix repeat-containing protein, giving the protein MKITQFSFLLFFVLLFIPISSHAESTIQSQIDMAPSYGTVKLENDIYNETIEISKPITLEGERNTKIRSCGNKPTITVKGERVTLKRIIVEQCNSEEETAAIFVSGTGHNLSELEIHTKKIGIKIEDAKEAKIKNSSISGNGNGNGIDLWQSKQNQIENVQIKGMRDGIYLEQSDHNQLKKNTIWQSRYGIHLMYSDGTIVSDNVSEENMTGAMIMGTKKTIVKGNQFINNRKNVHAQGVLLYDSIETEVIQNRIANNRVGIYVEKAKNNKIIRNEVANNFIGLQFKGANENELTENTFFGNVNESQATKSTDNIIHRNYWDASLKVDVNHTDISIIPYKADSFFLVLTKDIPEYQLFFQAPGMRILQHLIKIPDESLLIDNKPSMRGQFLKIEKDVASQFRVWIISLSMLLVGSILFFLGRKS
- a CDS encoding ankyrin repeat domain-containing protein; protein product: MVKKTLSFIGAVVVRKQKILLCMLLGLLMMTVACDKQEEAESKPVHVKNEKKQEKHKEKEEVKEEKSISLMDKQLLLSATLGDTETAMKLIKDGANINVEGDKGETPLLAATYQNHVETVKALISAGADIEIQDDKQNSPLLYASKEGYTDIVKLLIDAGTNTKETTRSGGTALIPAAERGHVEVVKELLERTDIDVNYKNDRGWTALLEAIALGNGSDNHKKVIQLLIDHGADVNMADREGTTPLQHAEKRGFKEIVNMLKLAGANEVVQQQPTE
- a CDS encoding ABC transporter ATP-binding protein, giving the protein MANRKGKKELTILQINGVCKQYKKKLALSPISLQSKVGECIVLCGGNGAGKSTLLDIVAGISIPTAGTVKLGDIELHKNRKQYVAEIGYMPDDFHAQQSMTVQEFLAFYAAFRNVSKERIEEVIKMLGLEEKRSEPLHRLSKGMRQRLLFGQACLARPKVLLLDEPTNGLDPYWVNEFVTLLKGFKRSGTIIIFSTHMMDVAAEVGDVVFFMKEGKIEQEIRNEGNIESLILKLLQLHRG
- a CDS encoding alpha/beta hydrolase family protein → MSKKLLVMVESEFTMQGTLTIPTYYSETYPAIILIGDRGKFDRDGNKGSLKVNLYRELANYFTSLGFAVLRYDKRGTYKSKGNYCKASVTDFIDDATLWVRFLKEHPQINPKQVIIVGHGEGALLAPAICTKESVAGLVLLAGAAEPSNILLEKQREKGIHELEKMDGFTGWLIKTLKISQYIRTQNEIMKEKVKNPIKFALNIKGVKSPREQLQYNVVTYLEQVSCPVLAITGDKDVQVPPEHAKLIASYVNGEAEWHIIPNMNHILRKYEHKHTMIRLRQEYKSLMDKSIEEELLHVMKEWLKRHYLS
- a CDS encoding ABC transporter permease is translated as MRNILYSEWRSTVREKSAYTFLLLWIAMLSLLFLMERSIPSLVGYTNATGTILNLILYIVPLFMLITGSFSVASEMENGKWRLLCTYPLKTSSYVIGKTIGQFIAQTIIFTISFGSSVVIGLLSGSAFNIYWMLAIYIFSIFLIFFFVVLGVTIGAFSLTRWQALGMSIAVWFFLIMMWPTALISILNFVPYTMIVPVMKILLFCNPAELLRIIFVIQLGGGAIFGQSYDQLVIFLQSEAVVIVLLIYSAMYTAIFLLLAIWRIERGRKS
- a CDS encoding nitrous oxide reductase accessory protein NosL, whose product is MRVKYILLVLSLCFVFAVVGCGNKDTKAVAIDEKNDKCDVCNMAVMDNQFATEVILENGKALKFDDIGCMYKWMAEHKNEKTKEKFVRDYDTKDWVSVEKATYVYDKTIKTPMAYNVISFKDKKDAESFVSKHTGKVLSYKELADHKWEMNKDMMGKMKKSNNGGHSH